One Brassica napus cultivar Da-Ae chromosome A1, Da-Ae, whole genome shotgun sequence genomic region harbors:
- the LOC106433036 gene encoding CDPK-related kinase 2 isoform X1: MGGCTSKPSSPSVKPNPYAPKDSLPQNDDSTPARTSTAVKASPFFPFYTPSPARHRRNKSHRDGGGGESKSVTGTPLRQLARAFHPPSPAKHIRDVLRRRKEKKKEATSPAARQQEEEEREEVGLDKRFGFSKEFQSRMELGEEIGRGHFGYTCSAKFKKGEFKDHEVAVKVIPKSKMTTAISIEDVRREVKILRALSGHNNLVQFYDAFEDNANVYIVMELCGGGELLDRILARGGKYTEDDAKAVLIQILNVVAFCHLQGVVHRDLKPENFLYTSKEENSQLKVIDFGLSDFVRPDERLNDIVGSAYYVAPEVLHRSYTTEADVWSIGVIAYILLCGSRPFWARTESGIFRAVLKADPSFDEPPWPSLSLEAKDFVKRLLYKDPRKRMTASQALMHPWISGSKKMNIPFDILIFRQIKAYLKSSSLRKAALMALSKTLITDELLYLKAQFAILAPNKNGLITLDNIRTALATNATEAMKESRIPDFLALLNGLQYKGMDFEEFCAASISVHQHESLDCWEQSVRHAYELFEMNGNRVIVIEELASELGVGSSVPVHTILHDWIRHSDGKLSFLGFVKLLHGVSTRQPLAKTR, translated from the exons atgGGAGGTTGTACCTCCAAGCCCTCCTCCCCCTCCGTGAAACCTAATCCTTACGCACCCAAAGACTCCCTTCCTCAAAATGACGATTCTACCCCTGCTCGCACCTCCACCGCCGTAAAGGCTTCTCCTTTCTTCCCCTTCTACACTCCCAGCCCCGCCAGGCACCGCCGCAACAAGAGCCACCGCGACGGAGGCGGAGGAGAGAGCAAGAGCGTCACCGGCACTCCGCTACGTCAGCTCGCGCGTGCTTTCCACCCTCCTTCCCCGGCGAAACACATACGGGATGTTCTGCGGcggaggaaggagaagaagaaggaggctACTTCACCGGCGGCGAGGCagcaagaggaggaggagagagaggaggTGGGGCTGGACAAGAGGTTCGGATTCTCCAAGGAGTTTCAGAGTAGGATGGAGCTAGGGGAAGAGATTGGGAGAGGGCATTTTGGGTACACTTGCTCTGCTAAGTTCAAGAAAGGAGAGTTCAAGGATCATGAGGTTGCTGTTAAAGTCATCCCTAAATCTAAG ATGACAACTGCAATATCTATAGAGGACGTGAGAAGAGAAGTTAAAATCCTCCGGGCGTTGTCAGGACATAACAATCTGGTTCAATTCTACGATGCTTTCGAGGACAATGCCAACGTCTACATTGTTATGGA GTTATGTGGAGGTGGTGAACTCCTTGACAGAATACTAGCAAG GGGAGGAAAATACACTGAAGATGATGCAAAAGCAGTGCTTATACAGATCCTGAACGTTGTAGCTTTCTGTCATCTCCAAGGAGTTGTTCATCGAGATCTTAAACCAGAG AACTTCTTGTACACTTCCAAGGAGGAGAACTCTCAGTTGAAAGTCATAGACTTTGGTTTATCAGACTTTGTCAGACCAGACGAAAGACTAAACGATATAGTTGGTAGTGCATACTACGTAGCCCCTGAGGTTCTACACAGATCTTACACCACGGAAGCAGATGTATGGAGCATAGGAGTAATAGCTTACATTCTCCTATGTGGAAGCCGTCCCTTTTGGGCAAGAACTGAATCAGGAATCTTCAGAGCAGTTCTTAAAGCTGATCCTAGTTTTGATGAGCCTCCTTGGCCTTCACTGTCCTTGGAAGCTAAAGATTTTGTTAAGCGGCTGTTGTACAAAGACCCTCGGAAAAGAATGACAGCCTCTCAAGCTTTGA TGCATCCTTGGATCTCTGGTAGTAAGAAGATGAATATCCCATTTGATATTCTCATCTTCAGGCAGATCAAAGCATACTTGAAATCTTCTTCTCTGCGCAAAGCTGCTTTGATG GCTCTGTCCAAGACATTGATTACAGATGAGCTTCTTTATCTGAAAGCACAGTTTGCAATCTTAGCACCCAACAAAAATGGTCTCATCACTTTGGATAACATCAGAACG GCACTTGCTACAAATGCAACAGAAGCAATGAAAGAGTCACGCATCCCAGACTTTCTTGCATTG TTAAATGGACTACAGTACAAAGGAATGGATTTTGAAGAGTTTTGTGCAGCTTCCATTAGTGTTCATCAGCATGAGTCTCTTGATTGTTGGGAGCAGAGCGTTCGCCATGCTTATGAGCTTTTTGAGATGAATGGGAACAGGGTTATTGTCATTGAAGAACTTGCTTCT GAGCTCGGCGTTGGATCATCAGTTCCAGTCCACACCATTCTACATGATTGGATAAGGCACAGTGATGGGAAGCTGAGCTTCTTAGGTTTTGTCAAATTGTTGCACGGTGTATCTACTCGACAGCCTTTAGCTAAAACTCGGTGA
- the LOC106433036 gene encoding CDPK-related kinase 2 isoform X2: protein MGGCTSKPSSPSVKPNPYAPKDSLPQNDDSTPARTSTAVKASPFFPFYTPSPARHRRNKSHRDGGGGESKSVTGTPLRQLARAFHPPSPAKHIRDVLRRRKEKKKEATSPAARQQEEEEREEVGLDKRFGFSKEFQSRMELGEEIGRGHFGYTCSAKFKKGEFKDHEMTTAISIEDVRREVKILRALSGHNNLVQFYDAFEDNANVYIVMELCGGGELLDRILARGGKYTEDDAKAVLIQILNVVAFCHLQGVVHRDLKPENFLYTSKEENSQLKVIDFGLSDFVRPDERLNDIVGSAYYVAPEVLHRSYTTEADVWSIGVIAYILLCGSRPFWARTESGIFRAVLKADPSFDEPPWPSLSLEAKDFVKRLLYKDPRKRMTASQALMHPWISGSKKMNIPFDILIFRQIKAYLKSSSLRKAALMALSKTLITDELLYLKAQFAILAPNKNGLITLDNIRTALATNATEAMKESRIPDFLALLNGLQYKGMDFEEFCAASISVHQHESLDCWEQSVRHAYELFEMNGNRVIVIEELASELGVGSSVPVHTILHDWIRHSDGKLSFLGFVKLLHGVSTRQPLAKTR from the exons atgGGAGGTTGTACCTCCAAGCCCTCCTCCCCCTCCGTGAAACCTAATCCTTACGCACCCAAAGACTCCCTTCCTCAAAATGACGATTCTACCCCTGCTCGCACCTCCACCGCCGTAAAGGCTTCTCCTTTCTTCCCCTTCTACACTCCCAGCCCCGCCAGGCACCGCCGCAACAAGAGCCACCGCGACGGAGGCGGAGGAGAGAGCAAGAGCGTCACCGGCACTCCGCTACGTCAGCTCGCGCGTGCTTTCCACCCTCCTTCCCCGGCGAAACACATACGGGATGTTCTGCGGcggaggaaggagaagaagaaggaggctACTTCACCGGCGGCGAGGCagcaagaggaggaggagagagaggaggTGGGGCTGGACAAGAGGTTCGGATTCTCCAAGGAGTTTCAGAGTAGGATGGAGCTAGGGGAAGAGATTGGGAGAGGGCATTTTGGGTACACTTGCTCTGCTAAGTTCAAGAAAGGAGAGTTCAAGGATCATGAG ATGACAACTGCAATATCTATAGAGGACGTGAGAAGAGAAGTTAAAATCCTCCGGGCGTTGTCAGGACATAACAATCTGGTTCAATTCTACGATGCTTTCGAGGACAATGCCAACGTCTACATTGTTATGGA GTTATGTGGAGGTGGTGAACTCCTTGACAGAATACTAGCAAG GGGAGGAAAATACACTGAAGATGATGCAAAAGCAGTGCTTATACAGATCCTGAACGTTGTAGCTTTCTGTCATCTCCAAGGAGTTGTTCATCGAGATCTTAAACCAGAG AACTTCTTGTACACTTCCAAGGAGGAGAACTCTCAGTTGAAAGTCATAGACTTTGGTTTATCAGACTTTGTCAGACCAGACGAAAGACTAAACGATATAGTTGGTAGTGCATACTACGTAGCCCCTGAGGTTCTACACAGATCTTACACCACGGAAGCAGATGTATGGAGCATAGGAGTAATAGCTTACATTCTCCTATGTGGAAGCCGTCCCTTTTGGGCAAGAACTGAATCAGGAATCTTCAGAGCAGTTCTTAAAGCTGATCCTAGTTTTGATGAGCCTCCTTGGCCTTCACTGTCCTTGGAAGCTAAAGATTTTGTTAAGCGGCTGTTGTACAAAGACCCTCGGAAAAGAATGACAGCCTCTCAAGCTTTGA TGCATCCTTGGATCTCTGGTAGTAAGAAGATGAATATCCCATTTGATATTCTCATCTTCAGGCAGATCAAAGCATACTTGAAATCTTCTTCTCTGCGCAAAGCTGCTTTGATG GCTCTGTCCAAGACATTGATTACAGATGAGCTTCTTTATCTGAAAGCACAGTTTGCAATCTTAGCACCCAACAAAAATGGTCTCATCACTTTGGATAACATCAGAACG GCACTTGCTACAAATGCAACAGAAGCAATGAAAGAGTCACGCATCCCAGACTTTCTTGCATTG TTAAATGGACTACAGTACAAAGGAATGGATTTTGAAGAGTTTTGTGCAGCTTCCATTAGTGTTCATCAGCATGAGTCTCTTGATTGTTGGGAGCAGAGCGTTCGCCATGCTTATGAGCTTTTTGAGATGAATGGGAACAGGGTTATTGTCATTGAAGAACTTGCTTCT GAGCTCGGCGTTGGATCATCAGTTCCAGTCCACACCATTCTACATGATTGGATAAGGCACAGTGATGGGAAGCTGAGCTTCTTAGGTTTTGTCAAATTGTTGCACGGTGTATCTACTCGACAGCCTTTAGCTAAAACTCGGTGA